One Rhodoflexus caldus genomic window, TACATGCACCACGTTTTCATCTTCAAAGCAGCGAATTACGTGAATAATGGCATCCACCTCGCGGATATTGGCCAAAAACTGATTGCCTAAACCTTCGCCTTTGCTTGCGCCTTTTACCAGCCCGGCAATGTCCACAAACTCTATGATGGTTGGAATAACTTTTTGTGGATTGACGATTTCAGCCAAAATGTCCAGACGCTCGTCGGGAACGGTTACAACGCCCACATTCGGCTCAATTGTACAAAACGGATAATTGGCAGCCTCCGCTTTGGCGTTGGAGAGTGCATTAAACAAAGTGGATTTGCCAACATTAGGCAAACCGACAATACCGCATTTCAATCCCATTGTATTTAATTTTCAGGGCGCAAAGGTATGCAATTCAGGCAAGACTTTTCAGGGCTGCCACTAATTTATCCAAATCGGAAAGAGAGGTGTACAGGTGCGGCGTAATTCGCACGCCTTTAACAGTCGGCATATCAATAGCCACGGTAAAAATCCGATGTTTATCGTATAGAAAATCGGCCAATTGGGCAGGCTTCATGCCTTTTACCGCAACGTTGCCCAGCGCGCAGGAACGTTCTTTTTCCAACGGCATATTGAGGGTCAGATGAGGCAGCGATGCCACTTTCTCCGCCCAATAGTGGCACAAATAGCGCAGGCGCTCTTCTTTCAATTCACTGCCGATTAACTGATGAAAACGAATGGCATTGGCAATCGCCAAATGGTTGGAACAGGGCTGTGTACCGTTGCGTTCAAACTTGCGGATGTTGTTTTCTCCTGTGGAAACATCGCCAAAAAGCGGCCAGATATTGGCTATTTTTTCCTTGCGGATGTAAAGCATTCCCGAACCAAGCGGCGCACAAAGCCATTTGTGGAGGCTTGTGCCGTAGTAGTCGCAACCCAAATCAGGAATTTTGAAGTTTAACTGAGCAAAAGCATGCGCACCATCAACGATTACCTCCACATTGCGCTGCTTGCCCAATTGGCACAACTTGCGCACAGGCAGCACCTGCCCTGTCAGGTTAATCACATGTGTTACCAGCATGGCTTTGGTGCGGGCAGTTATGGCCTGTTCGTAGGCTTGCAGCACCTCTGCATCGCTTTTCGGGTGTAGTGGCAGCGAAATAGTTTTAACAACAATACCCTCTCGTTTGGCGCGCATATGAACGGCCTCTACCATATTGGGGTAGTCTTGGTCGGTGATAATAAACTCATCGCCTTTTTGCAGCGGCAAACCCATAATCAGGTTGTCCAATGCCTCGGTTGTGTTGCGCAGCAAAGCAATTTCATCGGGAGAAACACCTGCAAATTCTGCCAGCAGGCGGCGGATGTTATCGCGCTCTTCAAACTGTCGGCGGCGCATATAGAACGTATGCAACCCGTTAATTTCCCGAATATTGTCCATCCATGCCTCCTGCGTTTCCATCGGCATGGGGCTGAAGTAGCCGTTTTCCAAATTGATGAAATGGGGCGAAGGGCGAAAAGCCCGCTGAACAGGCAGCCAAAATCGCTCATCGCGTGCCAATTGCTCGATATTGTCGCGCCGAAAGCCTGCAAGCTCATGTGCCAAAGCAGCAAGCGTATCGTTGTGCAATAGGAAGGCACTTCCGGCAGTAGCTGCCACCGTTTTACGGATGAAACTGCGTCTTTGCATAGACATTATTAAAGTAAAAGCCATTCTAATGCTTCGCTATCGTTGGAAAAATTGCCAATATCAAGTATTTTTTCACTTTGTTGTACCTGACTCACCTCATCCATAATCTGTTCATTAGACAGTTCAGCTATCATATCTTCAGGCATTACAATAGCATATTTTTTTAAACATCCTTGATTTGCTATTTGGTGCATATAGACAGCTACCCACTCCTGTAATTCGGGTAGAATAGGATAATTTACTTTTACACTGTTATCAAGAACTCGTCTACATCCCGTAGTGCAAATCAACTCAAAACATTTTGTAACTTCTTGACGCAACAACTCATCCGAAGGAATATCTGATGTAGCAAACCATTCACAATACATCACTCCATTCAACGGATGAACAAGACAACGCAGTAATGCACCTTCATAAATAACCTGA contains:
- a CDS encoding aminotransferase class V-fold PLP-dependent enzyme, with protein sequence MQRRSFIRKTVAATAGSAFLLHNDTLAALAHELAGFRRDNIEQLARDERFWLPVQRAFRPSPHFINLENGYFSPMPMETQEAWMDNIREINGLHTFYMRRRQFEERDNIRRLLAEFAGVSPDEIALLRNTTEALDNLIMGLPLQKGDEFIITDQDYPNMVEAVHMRAKREGIVVKTISLPLHPKSDAEVLQAYEQAITARTKAMLVTHVINLTGQVLPVRKLCQLGKQRNVEVIVDGAHAFAQLNFKIPDLGCDYYGTSLHKWLCAPLGSGMLYIRKEKIANIWPLFGDVSTGENNIRKFERNGTQPCSNHLAIANAIRFHQLIGSELKEERLRYLCHYWAEKVASLPHLTLNMPLEKERSCALGNVAVKGMKPAQLADFLYDKHRIFTVAIDMPTVKGVRITPHLYTSLSDLDKLVAALKSLA